One genomic segment of Erpetoichthys calabaricus chromosome 7, fErpCal1.3, whole genome shotgun sequence includes these proteins:
- the LOC114654990 gene encoding uncharacterized protein LOC114654990 isoform X7, translated as MFVIVRSKKRVKPVKRIIIKVKKRKKKSKSTNTEGPTGVPCSVSTDFEEVESDLGTSGSGSFYYEIPHESPTVPKKPTRMKTKSREEAISEFYDMPAGPSSFTDPDLLTKSVEIYKDDKMAMVSSKPIEASSPVLAKQATHIDVKEEQKPQMSKTEPSELPIMAGQAGPPRRAMSIAGETEMGPETSMPLSYMIPNGAKEILKIKIKKEKDKGITEAEAFEIPEDTQLPLDGTHIKVKQEKEQGAAPAVHGEMPTDQYRQFLVKVEKDVEKLVPLPTEIPSKDPTMRAQYVKVKSEKESEILPSDLDLTATFDTKDPAKRAQLVKFKSEDEKFFRIPHTSSPGTPLQRAHSVVLRSEEAKESILHYSKPPDGTPATGLMKEPPHLTIKSEPETEVAAFPPPQSVVLKSDEEAEKQDELPSAGPLEWVQHQPSSLKKKIGPDHYGMLSEAPSEQITIKFEKPMERSASIGLVKSAQHMILTSVEQAETVRSDQYLMSPKGPGKTDQHARTPKEVSKSKMSEMDVRPPTKDPTELAQHVIIKSEENMEILKMPVEVPSTDLAKPGQPIVMESDEESKPEISTGVFSKGFTMLAQRLFRSESEKDTSEIPAAVLTKVLLKQAKGVRTESKEFQDDSTYDIHLGFPSDGPAKRAQHVHSKIKDEKDTTETAEGVPYNRSAKLAQNEVAKLEEDSKFETRISVLPKGIAKWAQRFFGSEAESEESTSDVSEGIPTQGSAKQAEYVITETKDEQNDDTSEMFTGVPNRGPEKWVQHVAMESKEELLKNINEMPVGVHSKGYRKQGNHVVVESGDEQEDFEMVVGVPSKGPAKQAKRIVVESEEKKEYNTSEWPVGVPSKGPAKRAKSVVIESEEEQKQKRSEMLVVFPSKGPAKRSKSVVIKSEKEQEDERFELPVGFPSKGPAKRSKSVRIEPEEELLKNTTRVPVEVHSKGPRKQGKYVIVESGDEQEDFEMVVGVPSKGPAKQAKCIVVESEEKKEYNTSEWPVGFPSKDPAKRAKSVVIESEEDRENNRYEMSIGFPSKGPAKRAKHIVIESEEGQEYNTSEWPVGVPSKGPANRAKSIVVESEEDRENNRYEMSIGFPSKGPAKRAKHIVIESEEGQEYNTSEWPVGVPSKGPANRAKSIVVESEEDRENNRYEMPIGVPSKGPAKRAKRILTESEEDLEDDKEWPVGFSSKGPAKRPKPVVTESKEEITSEISTDAFPKNVAKWAQRMLFGSEAEVQQNESKV; from the exons ATGTTTGTTATTGTCCGCTCTAAAAAACGGGTAAAGCCAGTCAAGCGTATCATCattaaagtaaagaaaagaaaaaagaagtccaAGTCCACAAACACTGAAGGGCCCACTGGAGTTCCTTGTAGTGTTTCCACTGACTTTGAAGAGGTAGAATCAGATCTTGGAACTTCAGGATCCGGGTCTTTCTATTATGAGATCCCCCATGAATCACCCACAGTTCCCAAAAAGCCGACGCGTATGAAAACTAAATCAAGGGAAGAGGCCATTTCTGAATTCTATGATATGCCAGCTGGGCCGTCATCTTTTACAGACCCCGACCTGCTGACCAAAAGTGTTGAAATATATAAAGATGACAAGATGGCGATGGTTAGCTCTAAGCCCATTGAAGCCAGTTCCCCAGTTCTTGCAAAGCAGGCCACACACATCGATGTAAAGGAAGAACAAAAGCCACAAATGAGCAAGACTGAGCCCTCTGAGCTACCAATCATGGCAGGCCAAGCTGGCCCTCCAAGAAGGGCTATGTCCATTGCAGGGGAAACGGAGATGGGCCCGGAAACGTCCATGCCTTTGTCATATATGATTCCCAATGGAGCCAAGGAgatattaaagataaaaataaagaaagaaaaagacaaagggaTAACTGAGGCAGAAGCGTTTGAAATTCCAGAGGACACTCAGCTTCCACTTGATGGGACACACATAAAGGTAAAACAAGAGAAAGAGCAAGGAGCAGCTCCAGCTGTCCATGGTGAGATGCCAACTGATCAGTACAGGCAGTTTTTAGTGAAAGTCGAGAAAGATGTAGAAAAGCTTGTGCCACTGCCAACTGAAATTCCATCCAAAGATCCTACAATGCGGGCCCAATATGTCAAAGTAAAATCTGAGAAAGAGTCTGAAATTCTACCATCAGATTTGGATCTGACCGCTACATTTGATACCAAAGATCCTGCAAAGAGGGCCCAGCTTGTAAAATTTAAATCAGAGGACGAGAAATTTTTCAGAATACCTCATACATCATCCCCTGGTACACCTTTACAGCGTGCCCATAGTGTAGTGTTAAGGTCAGAGGAAGCGAAAGAATCGATTCTTCACTATTCCAAACCACCAGACGGAACTCCTGCCACAGGTCTTATGAAGGAGCCCCCACATTTAACCATAAAATCAGAGCCCGAGACCGAAGTGGCTGCATTTCCGCCACCTCAAAGTGTTGTACTAAAATCAGATGAAGAAGCAGAGAAGCAAGATGAACTTCCCTCCGCAGGCCCCTTGGAATGGGTGCAACATCAGCCATCatcactaaagaaaaaaattggaCCTGATCATTATGGGATGCTAAGTGAAGCTCCTTCTGAGCAGATAACAATAAAGTTCGAAAAGCCGATGGAGCGCAGTGCTTCCATAGGTTTGGTAAAAAGTGCTCAACATATGATATTAACATCAGTAGAGCAAGCAGAAACTGTCAGGTCTGACCAGTATCTGATGTCTCCCAAGGGTCCAGGAAAGACTGACCAGCATGCTAGAACACCAAAAGAGGTGTCCAAAAGTAAGATGTCAGAAATGGATGTTAGACCTCCAACCAAAGACCCCACAGAACTGGCCCAACATGTAATTATAAAGTCAGaggaaaatatggaaatattGAAGATGCCAGTAGAAGTTCCATCAACTGATTTGGCAAAGCCTGGTCAACCCATAGTTATGGAATCAGATGAAGAGAGTAAGCCAGAGATATCCACAGGAGTTTTCAGCAAAGGATTCACAATGTTGGCTCAACGTCTGTTTAGATCAGAATCTGAAAAGGATACATCTGAGATTCCAGCAGCCGTTCTAACCAAAGTTCTTTTGAAGCAAGCTAAAGGGGTTCGAACAGAATCTAAAGAATTCCAGGATGATAGTACATATGATATTCATTTAGGATTTCCTTCTGATGGTCCCGCAAAGAGGGCTCAACATGTACACTCCAAAATAAAGGATGAAAAAGATACAACTGAGACAGCTGAAGGAGTTCCATATAATCGTTCTGCAAAACTTGCACAGAATGAAGTAGCAAAACTGGAGGAAGACAGTAAGTTTGAGACACGGATATCAGTTCTCCCCAAAGGTATCGCAAAGTGGGCTCAGCGTTTCTTTGGATCGGAGGCAGAGTCAGAAGAAAGTACTTCCGATGTGTCAGAAGGAATTCCAACCCAAGGTTCAGCAAAACAAGCCGAATATGTAATAACAGAAACCAAGGATGAGCAGAATGATGACACATCTGAAATGTTCACAGGTGTTCCAAATAGAGGTCCTGAAAAGTGGGTTCAACATGTAGCAATGGAATCAAAGGAAGAATTACTAAAAAATATAAACGAGATGCCTGTAGGAGTTCATTCCAAAGGTTATAGAAAGCAAGGTAACCACGTAGTAGTAGAATCAGGGGATGAGCAGGAAGATTTTGAGATGGTAGTAGGAGTTCCATCTAAAG GTCCTGCAAAGCAAGCCAAACGTATAGTAGTAGagtctgaggaaaaaaaggaatataATACATCTGAGTGGCCTGTAGGTGTTCCATCTAAAGGTCCTGCAAAACGAGCCAAAAGTGTAGTAATAGAATCTGAGGaagagcagaaacaaaaaagatctGAGATGCTTGTAGTGTTTCCATCTAAAGGTCCTGCAAAACGATCCAAAAGTGTGGTAATAAAATCTGAGAAAGAGCAGGAAGATGAGAGATTTGAGTTGCCTGTGGGATTTCCATCTAAAGGTCCTGCAAAGCGATCCAAAAGTGTAAGAATAGAACCTGAggaagaattattaaagaatacTACTCGGGTACCTGTGGAAGTTCATTCCAAAGGCCCCAGAAAGCAAGGTAAATATGTAATAGTAGAATCAGGGGATGAGCAGGAAGATTTCGAGATGGTAGTGGGAGTTCCATCTAAAGGTCCTGCAAAACAAGCCAAATGTATTGTAGTAgaatctgaggaaaaaaaggaatataATACATCTGAGTGGCCTGTAGGGTTTCCATCTAAAGATCCTGCAAAACGAGCCAAAAGTGTAGTAATAGAATCTGAGGAAGACCGTGAAAATAACAGGTATGAGATGTCCATAGGATTTCCATCTAAAGGTCCTGCAAAACGAGCCAAACATATAGTAATAGAATCTGAGGAAGGGCAGGAATATAATACATCTGAGTGGCCTGTAGGTGTTCCATCTAAAGGTCCTGCAAACCGAGCCAAAAGTATAGTAGTAGAATCTGAGGAAGACCGTGAAAATAACAGGTATGAGATGTCCATAGGATTTCCATCTAAAGGTCCTGCAAAACGAGCCAAACATATAGTAATAGAATCTGAGGAAGGGCAGGAATATAATACATCTGAGTGGCCTGTAGGTGTTCCATCTAAAGGTCCTGCAAACCGAGCCAAAAGTATAGTAGTAGAATCTGAGGAAGACCGTGAAAATAACAG ATATGAGATGCCCATAGGTGTTCCATCAAAAGGTCCTGCAAAACGAGCCAAACGTATATTAACCGAATCTGAGGAAGATCTTGAAGATGATAAAGAGTGGCCAGTAGGCTTTTCTTCTAAAGGTCCAGCAAAACGACCCAAACCTGTAGTAACAGAGTCGAAGGAAGAGATTACATCTGAGATATCTACCGACGCTTTTCCCAAAAATGTTGCAAAGTGGGCTCAGCGTATGCTGTTCGGATCAGAGGCAGAGGTTCAGCAAAATGAGTCCAAAGTGTAG
- the LOC114654990 gene encoding uncharacterized protein LOC114654990 isoform X8, whose protein sequence is MFVIVRSKKRVKPVKRIIIKVKKRKKKSKSTNTEGPTGVPCSVSTDFEEVESDLGTSGSGSFYYEIPHESPTVPKKPTRMKTKSREEAISEFYDMPAGPSSFTDPDLLTKSVEIYKDDKMAMVSSKPIEASSPVLAKQATHIDVKEEQKPQMSKTEPSELPIMAGQAGPPRRAMSIAGETEMGPETSMPLSYMIPNGAKEILKIKIKKEKDKGITEAEAFEIPEDTQLPLDGTHIKVKQEKEQGAAPAVHGEMPTDQYRQFLVKVEKDVEKLVPLPTEIPSKDPTMRAQYVKVKSEKESEILPSDLDLTATFDTKDPAKRAQLVKFKSEDEKFFRIPHTSSPGTPLQRAHSVVLRSEEAKESILHYSKPPDGTPATGLMKEPPHLTIKSEPETEVAAFPPPQSVVLKSDEEAEKQDELPSAGPLEWVQHQPSSLKKKIGPDHYGMLSEAPSEQITIKFEKPMERSASIGLVKSAQHMILTSVEQAETVRSDQYLMSPKGPGKTDQHARTPKEVSKSKMSEMDVRPPTKDPTELAQHVIIKSEENMEILKMPVEVPSTDLAKPGQPIVMESDEESKPEISTGVFSKGFTMLAQRLFRSESEKDTSEIPAAVLTKVLLKQAKGVRTESKEFQDDSTYDIHLGFPSDGPAKRAQHVHSKIKDEKDTTETAEGVPYNRSAKLAQNEVAKLEEDSKFETRISVLPKGIAKWAQRFFGSEAESEESTSDVSEGIPTQGSAKQAEYVITETKDEQNDDTSEMFTGVPNRGPEKWVQHVAMESKEELLKNINEMPVGVHSKGYRKQGNHVVVESGDEQEDFEMVVGVPSKGPAKRAKSVVIESEEEQKQKRSEMPVGFPSKGLAKRSKSVVIKSEKEQEDERFEMPVGFPSNGLAKRAKSVVIEPEEELLRNTTRVPVEVHSKGPRKQGKYVIVESGDEQEDFEMVVGVPSKGPAKQAKRIVVESEEKKEYNTSEWPVGVPSKGPAKRAKSVVIESEEEQKQKRSEMLVVFPSKGPAKRSKSVVIKSEKEQEDERFELPVGFPSKGPAKRSKSVRIEPEEELLKNTTRVPVEVHSKGPRKQGKYVIVESGDEQEDFEMVVGVPSKGPAKQAKCIVVESEEKKEYNTSEWPVGFPSKDPAKRAKSVVIESEEDRENNRYEMPIGVPSKGPAKRAKRILTESEEDLEDDKEWPVGFSSKGPAKRPKPVVTESKEEITSEISTDAFPKNVAKWAQRMLFGSEAEVQQNESKV, encoded by the exons ATGTTTGTTATTGTCCGCTCTAAAAAACGGGTAAAGCCAGTCAAGCGTATCATCattaaagtaaagaaaagaaaaaagaagtccaAGTCCACAAACACTGAAGGGCCCACTGGAGTTCCTTGTAGTGTTTCCACTGACTTTGAAGAGGTAGAATCAGATCTTGGAACTTCAGGATCCGGGTCTTTCTATTATGAGATCCCCCATGAATCACCCACAGTTCCCAAAAAGCCGACGCGTATGAAAACTAAATCAAGGGAAGAGGCCATTTCTGAATTCTATGATATGCCAGCTGGGCCGTCATCTTTTACAGACCCCGACCTGCTGACCAAAAGTGTTGAAATATATAAAGATGACAAGATGGCGATGGTTAGCTCTAAGCCCATTGAAGCCAGTTCCCCAGTTCTTGCAAAGCAGGCCACACACATCGATGTAAAGGAAGAACAAAAGCCACAAATGAGCAAGACTGAGCCCTCTGAGCTACCAATCATGGCAGGCCAAGCTGGCCCTCCAAGAAGGGCTATGTCCATTGCAGGGGAAACGGAGATGGGCCCGGAAACGTCCATGCCTTTGTCATATATGATTCCCAATGGAGCCAAGGAgatattaaagataaaaataaagaaagaaaaagacaaagggaTAACTGAGGCAGAAGCGTTTGAAATTCCAGAGGACACTCAGCTTCCACTTGATGGGACACACATAAAGGTAAAACAAGAGAAAGAGCAAGGAGCAGCTCCAGCTGTCCATGGTGAGATGCCAACTGATCAGTACAGGCAGTTTTTAGTGAAAGTCGAGAAAGATGTAGAAAAGCTTGTGCCACTGCCAACTGAAATTCCATCCAAAGATCCTACAATGCGGGCCCAATATGTCAAAGTAAAATCTGAGAAAGAGTCTGAAATTCTACCATCAGATTTGGATCTGACCGCTACATTTGATACCAAAGATCCTGCAAAGAGGGCCCAGCTTGTAAAATTTAAATCAGAGGACGAGAAATTTTTCAGAATACCTCATACATCATCCCCTGGTACACCTTTACAGCGTGCCCATAGTGTAGTGTTAAGGTCAGAGGAAGCGAAAGAATCGATTCTTCACTATTCCAAACCACCAGACGGAACTCCTGCCACAGGTCTTATGAAGGAGCCCCCACATTTAACCATAAAATCAGAGCCCGAGACCGAAGTGGCTGCATTTCCGCCACCTCAAAGTGTTGTACTAAAATCAGATGAAGAAGCAGAGAAGCAAGATGAACTTCCCTCCGCAGGCCCCTTGGAATGGGTGCAACATCAGCCATCatcactaaagaaaaaaattggaCCTGATCATTATGGGATGCTAAGTGAAGCTCCTTCTGAGCAGATAACAATAAAGTTCGAAAAGCCGATGGAGCGCAGTGCTTCCATAGGTTTGGTAAAAAGTGCTCAACATATGATATTAACATCAGTAGAGCAAGCAGAAACTGTCAGGTCTGACCAGTATCTGATGTCTCCCAAGGGTCCAGGAAAGACTGACCAGCATGCTAGAACACCAAAAGAGGTGTCCAAAAGTAAGATGTCAGAAATGGATGTTAGACCTCCAACCAAAGACCCCACAGAACTGGCCCAACATGTAATTATAAAGTCAGaggaaaatatggaaatattGAAGATGCCAGTAGAAGTTCCATCAACTGATTTGGCAAAGCCTGGTCAACCCATAGTTATGGAATCAGATGAAGAGAGTAAGCCAGAGATATCCACAGGAGTTTTCAGCAAAGGATTCACAATGTTGGCTCAACGTCTGTTTAGATCAGAATCTGAAAAGGATACATCTGAGATTCCAGCAGCCGTTCTAACCAAAGTTCTTTTGAAGCAAGCTAAAGGGGTTCGAACAGAATCTAAAGAATTCCAGGATGATAGTACATATGATATTCATTTAGGATTTCCTTCTGATGGTCCCGCAAAGAGGGCTCAACATGTACACTCCAAAATAAAGGATGAAAAAGATACAACTGAGACAGCTGAAGGAGTTCCATATAATCGTTCTGCAAAACTTGCACAGAATGAAGTAGCAAAACTGGAGGAAGACAGTAAGTTTGAGACACGGATATCAGTTCTCCCCAAAGGTATCGCAAAGTGGGCTCAGCGTTTCTTTGGATCGGAGGCAGAGTCAGAAGAAAGTACTTCCGATGTGTCAGAAGGAATTCCAACCCAAGGTTCAGCAAAACAAGCCGAATATGTAATAACAGAAACCAAGGATGAGCAGAATGATGACACATCTGAAATGTTCACAGGTGTTCCAAATAGAGGTCCTGAAAAGTGGGTTCAACATGTAGCAATGGAATCAAAGGAAGAATTACTAAAAAATATAAACGAGATGCCTGTAGGAGTTCATTCCAAAGGTTATAGAAAGCAAGGTAACCACGTAGTAGTAGAATCAGGGGATGAGCAGGAAGATTTTGAGATGGTAGTAGGAGTTCCATCTAAAG GTCCTGCAAAACGAGCCAAAAGTGTAGTAATAGAATCTGAGGaagagcagaaacaaaaaagatctGAGATGCCCGTAGGGTTTCCATCTAAAGGCCTTGCAAAACGATCCAAGAGTGTAGTAATAAAATCTGAGAAAGAGCAGGAAGATGAGAGGTTTGAGATGCCTGTAGGGTTTCCATCTAATGGTCTGGCAAAGCGAGCCAAAAGTGTAGTAATAGAACCTGAGGAAGAATTATTAAGGAATACTACTCGGGTACCTGTGGAAGTTCATTCCAAAGGCCCCAGAAAGCAAGGTAAATATGTAATAGTTGAATCAGGGGATGAGCAGGAAGATTTTGAGATGGTAGTAGGAGTTCCATCTAAAGGTCCTGCAAAGCAAGCCAAACGTATAGTAGTAGagtctgaggaaaaaaaggaatataATACATCTGAGTGGCCTGTAGGTGTTCCATCTAAAGGTCCTGCAAAACGAGCCAAAAGTGTAGTAATAGAATCTGAGGaagagcagaaacaaaaaagatctGAGATGCTTGTAGTGTTTCCATCTAAAGGTCCTGCAAAACGATCCAAAAGTGTGGTAATAAAATCTGAGAAAGAGCAGGAAGATGAGAGATTTGAGTTGCCTGTGGGATTTCCATCTAAAGGTCCTGCAAAGCGATCCAAAAGTGTAAGAATAGAACCTGAggaagaattattaaagaatacTACTCGGGTACCTGTGGAAGTTCATTCCAAAGGCCCCAGAAAGCAAGGTAAATATGTAATAGTAGAATCAGGGGATGAGCAGGAAGATTTCGAGATGGTAGTGGGAGTTCCATCTAAAGGTCCTGCAAAACAAGCCAAATGTATTGTAGTAgaatctgaggaaaaaaaggaatataATACATCTGAGTGGCCTGTAGGGTTTCCATCTAAAGATCCTGCAAAACGAGCCAAAAGTGTAGTAATAGAATCTGAGGAAGACCGTGAAAATAACAG ATATGAGATGCCCATAGGTGTTCCATCAAAAGGTCCTGCAAAACGAGCCAAACGTATATTAACCGAATCTGAGGAAGATCTTGAAGATGATAAAGAGTGGCCAGTAGGCTTTTCTTCTAAAGGTCCAGCAAAACGACCCAAACCTGTAGTAACAGAGTCGAAGGAAGAGATTACATCTGAGATATCTACCGACGCTTTTCCCAAAAATGTTGCAAAGTGGGCTCAGCGTATGCTGTTCGGATCAGAGGCAGAGGTTCAGCAAAATGAGTCCAAAGTGTAG
- the LOC114654990 gene encoding uncharacterized protein LOC114654990 isoform X9 — MFVIVRSKKRVKPVKRIIIKVKKRKKKSKSTNTEGPTGVPCSVSTDFEEVESDLGTSGSGSFYYEIPHESPTVPKKPTRMKTKSREEAISEFYDMPAGPSSFTDPDLLTKSVEIYKDDKMAMVSSKPIEASSPVLAKQATHIDVKEEQKPQMSKTEPSELPIMAGQAGPPRRAMSIAGETEMGPETSMPLSYMIPNGAKEILKIKIKKEKDKGITEAEAFEIPEDTQLPLDGTHIKVKQEKEQGAAPAVHGEMPTDQYRQFLVKVEKDVEKLVPLPTEIPSKDPTMRAQYVKVKSEKESEILPSDLDLTATFDTKDPAKRAQLVKFKSEDEKFFRIPHTSSPGTPLQRAHSVVLRSEEAKESILHYSKPPDGTPATGLMKEPPHLTIKSEPETEVAAFPPPQSVVLKSDEEAEKQDELPSAGPLEWVQHQPSSLKKKIGPDHYGMLSEAPSEQITIKFEKPMERSASIGLVKSAQHMILTSVEQAETVRSDQYLMSPKGPGKTDQHARTPKEVSKSKMSEMDVRPPTKDPTELAQHVIIKSEENMEILKMPVEVPSTDLAKPGQPIVMESDEESKPEISTGVFSKGFTMLAQRLFRSESEKDTSEIPAAVLTKVLLKQAKGVRTESKEFQDDSTYDIHLGFPSDGPAKRAQHVHSKIKDEKDTTETAEGVPYNRSAKLAQNEVAKLEEDSKFETRISVLPKGIAKWAQRFFGSEAESEESTSDVSEGIPTQGSAKQAEYVITETKDEQNDDTSEMFTGVPNRGPEKWVQHVAMESKEELLKNINEMPVGVHSKGYRKQGNHVVVESGDEQEDFEMVVGVPSKGPAKRAKSVVIESEEEQKQKRSEMPVGFPSKGLAKRSKSVVIKSEKEQEDERFEMPVGFPSNGLAKRAKSVVIEPEEELLRNTTRVPVEVHSKGPRKQGKYVIVESGDEQEDFEMVVGVPSKGPAKQAKRIVVESEEKKEYNTSEWPVGVPSKDPAKRAKSVVIESEEDRENNRYEMSIGFPSKGPAKRAKHIVIESEEGQEYNTSEWPVGVPSKGPANRAKSIVVESEEDRENNRYEMSIGFPSKGPAKRAKHIVIESEEGQEYNTSEWPVGVPSKGPANRAKSIVVESEEDRENNRYEMPIGVPSKGPAKRAKRILTESEEDLEDDKEWPVGFSSKGPAKRPKPVVTESKEEITSEISTDAFPKNVAKWAQRMLFGSEAEVQQNESKV, encoded by the exons ATGTTTGTTATTGTCCGCTCTAAAAAACGGGTAAAGCCAGTCAAGCGTATCATCattaaagtaaagaaaagaaaaaagaagtccaAGTCCACAAACACTGAAGGGCCCACTGGAGTTCCTTGTAGTGTTTCCACTGACTTTGAAGAGGTAGAATCAGATCTTGGAACTTCAGGATCCGGGTCTTTCTATTATGAGATCCCCCATGAATCACCCACAGTTCCCAAAAAGCCGACGCGTATGAAAACTAAATCAAGGGAAGAGGCCATTTCTGAATTCTATGATATGCCAGCTGGGCCGTCATCTTTTACAGACCCCGACCTGCTGACCAAAAGTGTTGAAATATATAAAGATGACAAGATGGCGATGGTTAGCTCTAAGCCCATTGAAGCCAGTTCCCCAGTTCTTGCAAAGCAGGCCACACACATCGATGTAAAGGAAGAACAAAAGCCACAAATGAGCAAGACTGAGCCCTCTGAGCTACCAATCATGGCAGGCCAAGCTGGCCCTCCAAGAAGGGCTATGTCCATTGCAGGGGAAACGGAGATGGGCCCGGAAACGTCCATGCCTTTGTCATATATGATTCCCAATGGAGCCAAGGAgatattaaagataaaaataaagaaagaaaaagacaaagggaTAACTGAGGCAGAAGCGTTTGAAATTCCAGAGGACACTCAGCTTCCACTTGATGGGACACACATAAAGGTAAAACAAGAGAAAGAGCAAGGAGCAGCTCCAGCTGTCCATGGTGAGATGCCAACTGATCAGTACAGGCAGTTTTTAGTGAAAGTCGAGAAAGATGTAGAAAAGCTTGTGCCACTGCCAACTGAAATTCCATCCAAAGATCCTACAATGCGGGCCCAATATGTCAAAGTAAAATCTGAGAAAGAGTCTGAAATTCTACCATCAGATTTGGATCTGACCGCTACATTTGATACCAAAGATCCTGCAAAGAGGGCCCAGCTTGTAAAATTTAAATCAGAGGACGAGAAATTTTTCAGAATACCTCATACATCATCCCCTGGTACACCTTTACAGCGTGCCCATAGTGTAGTGTTAAGGTCAGAGGAAGCGAAAGAATCGATTCTTCACTATTCCAAACCACCAGACGGAACTCCTGCCACAGGTCTTATGAAGGAGCCCCCACATTTAACCATAAAATCAGAGCCCGAGACCGAAGTGGCTGCATTTCCGCCACCTCAAAGTGTTGTACTAAAATCAGATGAAGAAGCAGAGAAGCAAGATGAACTTCCCTCCGCAGGCCCCTTGGAATGGGTGCAACATCAGCCATCatcactaaagaaaaaaattggaCCTGATCATTATGGGATGCTAAGTGAAGCTCCTTCTGAGCAGATAACAATAAAGTTCGAAAAGCCGATGGAGCGCAGTGCTTCCATAGGTTTGGTAAAAAGTGCTCAACATATGATATTAACATCAGTAGAGCAAGCAGAAACTGTCAGGTCTGACCAGTATCTGATGTCTCCCAAGGGTCCAGGAAAGACTGACCAGCATGCTAGAACACCAAAAGAGGTGTCCAAAAGTAAGATGTCAGAAATGGATGTTAGACCTCCAACCAAAGACCCCACAGAACTGGCCCAACATGTAATTATAAAGTCAGaggaaaatatggaaatattGAAGATGCCAGTAGAAGTTCCATCAACTGATTTGGCAAAGCCTGGTCAACCCATAGTTATGGAATCAGATGAAGAGAGTAAGCCAGAGATATCCACAGGAGTTTTCAGCAAAGGATTCACAATGTTGGCTCAACGTCTGTTTAGATCAGAATCTGAAAAGGATACATCTGAGATTCCAGCAGCCGTTCTAACCAAAGTTCTTTTGAAGCAAGCTAAAGGGGTTCGAACAGAATCTAAAGAATTCCAGGATGATAGTACATATGATATTCATTTAGGATTTCCTTCTGATGGTCCCGCAAAGAGGGCTCAACATGTACACTCCAAAATAAAGGATGAAAAAGATACAACTGAGACAGCTGAAGGAGTTCCATATAATCGTTCTGCAAAACTTGCACAGAATGAAGTAGCAAAACTGGAGGAAGACAGTAAGTTTGAGACACGGATATCAGTTCTCCCCAAAGGTATCGCAAAGTGGGCTCAGCGTTTCTTTGGATCGGAGGCAGAGTCAGAAGAAAGTACTTCCGATGTGTCAGAAGGAATTCCAACCCAAGGTTCAGCAAAACAAGCCGAATATGTAATAACAGAAACCAAGGATGAGCAGAATGATGACACATCTGAAATGTTCACAGGTGTTCCAAATAGAGGTCCTGAAAAGTGGGTTCAACATGTAGCAATGGAATCAAAGGAAGAATTACTAAAAAATATAAACGAGATGCCTGTAGGAGTTCATTCCAAAGGTTATAGAAAGCAAGGTAACCACGTAGTAGTAGAATCAGGGGATGAGCAGGAAGATTTTGAGATGGTAGTAGGAGTTCCATCTAAAG GTCCTGCAAAACGAGCCAAAAGTGTAGTAATAGAATCTGAGGaagagcagaaacaaaaaagatctGAGATGCCCGTAGGGTTTCCATCTAAAGGCCTTGCAAAACGATCCAAGAGTGTAGTAATAAAATCTGAGAAAGAGCAGGAAGATGAGAGGTTTGAGATGCCTGTAGGGTTTCCATCTAATGGTCTGGCAAAGCGAGCCAAAAGTGTAGTAATAGAACCTGAGGAAGAATTATTAAGGAATACTACTCGGGTACCTGTGGAAGTTCATTCCAAAGGCCCCAGAAAGCAAGGTAAATATGTAATAGTTGAATCAGGGGATGAGCAGGAAGATTTTGAGATGGTAGTAGGAGTTCCATCTAAAGGTCCTGCAAAGCAAGCCAAACGTATAGTAGTAGagtctgaggaaaaaaaggaatataATACATCTGAGTGGCCTGTAGGTGTTCCATCTAAAG ATCCTGCAAAACGAGCCAAAAGTGTAGTAATAGAATCTGAGGAAGACCGTGAAAATAACAGGTATGAGATGTCCATAGGATTTCCATCTAAAGGTCCTGCAAAACGAGCCAAACATATAGTAATAGAATCTGAGGAAGGGCAGGAATATAATACATCTGAGTGGCCTGTAGGTGTTCCATCTAAAGGTCCTGCAAACCGAGCCAAAAGTATAGTAGTAGAATCTGAGGAAGACCGTGAAAATAACAGGTATGAGATGTCCATAGGATTTCCATCTAAAGGTCCTGCAAAACGAGCCAAACATATAGTAATAGAATCTGAGGAAGGGCAGGAATATAATACATCTGAGTGGCCTGTAGGTGTTCCATCTAAAGGTCCTGCAAACCGAGCCAAAAGTATAGTAGTAGAATCTGAGGAAGACCGTGAAAATAACAG ATATGAGATGCCCATAGGTGTTCCATCAAAAGGTCCTGCAAAACGAGCCAAACGTATATTAACCGAATCTGAGGAAGATCTTGAAGATGATAAAGAGTGGCCAGTAGGCTTTTCTTCTAAAGGTCCAGCAAAACGACCCAAACCTGTAGTAACAGAGTCGAAGGAAGAGATTACATCTGAGATATCTACCGACGCTTTTCCCAAAAATGTTGCAAAGTGGGCTCAGCGTATGCTGTTCGGATCAGAGGCAGAGGTTCAGCAAAATGAGTCCAAAGTGTAG